In Sciurus carolinensis chromosome 13, mSciCar1.2, whole genome shotgun sequence, a genomic segment contains:
- the Cgref1 gene encoding cell growth regulator with EF hand domain protein 1, whose amino-acid sequence MLPWQMRALMLPLLLLPLGQAAPKDGAARPDPEVQEQPLSNPFQPGPEGLRLLQNYLKGLERMEEEPEHMNREQVLLYLFALHDYDQSGQLDGLELLSMLTAALAPRAVDFPINPVILVVDKVLETQDLNGDGLMTPAELINFPGEAPGNAGHAEPREPLVPAPPGPQAAGRQPPVARIPMKQGTLEALGPREEAGGQEEARRESLEPTQEAGHQAGAEGDTPGSRGETKGQVEAEGDAPGPGGEAGRQAVTKNNGGEAKELLGETLESKNTPNEFEVHDIQLENDEM is encoded by the exons ATGTTACCTTGGCAGATGAGAGCATTaatgctgccactgctgctgctccCGCTGGGTCAAGCTGCTCCCAAGGATGGCGCCGCAAG GCCCGACCCTGAAGTACAGGAACAGCCCCTATCCAACCCCTTCCAGCCAGGCCCAGAGGGGCTCCG ACTTCTGCAGAACTATCTAAAGGGACTAGAAAGAATGGAAGAGGAGCCAGAGCACATGAATCGGGAACAGG TTCTACTCTACCTTTTTGCCCTCCATGACTATGACCAGAGTGGACAGCTGGATGGCCTAGAGCTCTTGTCCATGTTGACAGCAGCTCTGGCCCCAAGAGCTGTTGACTTTCCCATCAACCCG GTGATCCTGGTAGTAGACAAGGTGCTCGAGACCCAGGACCTGAATGGGGATGGACTCATGACCCCTGCAGAGCTCATCAACTTCCCAGGAGAGGCCCCTGGGAATGCAGGGCAtgcagagcccagagagcccCTGGTTCCAGCACCCCCAGGACCACAAGCTGCTGGGAGGCAGCCACCGGTAGCTCGGATTCCAATGAAACAAGGAACCCTGGAAGCCCTGGGTCCCAGAGAAGAAGCTGGAGGCCAGGAAGAGGCCAGAAGGGAGTCCTTGGAGCCTACACAGGAGGCTGGGCATCAGGCGGGGGCTGAAGGGGATACCCCAGGCTCTAGAGGGGAGACCAAGGGACAAGTAGAGGCTGAAGGAGATGCCCCAGGTCCTGGAGGGGAGGCTGGAAGACAGGCAGTGACCAAGAACAATGGAGGGGAAGCCAAAGAGCTTCTGGGAGAAACACTGGAGTCCAAGAACACCCCAAATGAGTTTGAGGTTCATGATATTCAACTGGAGAATGATGAGATGTAA